The sequence GAAAGCGCCAGCGTCCAGCCGGCAGCGGATGCAGCACGCCGACGTAGACATCTCCGGCGCGCGTCAGCGCGACCTCCTGGTCGGCGCCCGCGCGCGTCGGATGCGTCACTTTCAGGGTCAATCGCTCGGGCAGCGTGGCGCCCTTGGTGCTGGCGAGTGACACCCGCGCTGTGCCCTGCTCGACGAACACCCGGCCCGTCAGCCCGCGCGCGACAGCCGCATCGACCCGCGCGAGCTGCTTGTTGATGCCCAGGCCCTCGCGATAGTAGTCCTGATCGACGACGCCATCCTCCGAATACACCGCGATCAGCAAGGTGGCCACGCCTGCGATGACGACGATGCCCGGCAGGCCGAAGAGGATCCACGGCCAGGGCTCGCGGTACCAAGGGTTTCCGGCCTTCCGGGGCAGTGTCATGCTCATGCTCATTGCATTATGAAAGTGGACTTCTCGCGCAGGGCCATTTCGCCATCCGCGCTCTTGAGCTCGAAGAATATCTTGTGCGAGCCACGCGATAGATCGTCACCCGGAACGCGCACCTGCACCGGAACCTGCCGCGTCTCGGCCGGCGCCAGTTCGATGTCCTGGCCACGCGCCAGCCGGATACCCTCCAGCCCGCTCACCGACAGGTGCACCCGTTGCGGCCCTTCGGAGACGTTCATCAGTTGCAGCACATAGGCGTTCTCGATGAGGCCATCCTCAACCTCGCGCGCCAGCGTGGCGCGGTCGCGGATCACGTCCATGCGCACGGGTTCGCGGCTGGCAATGCCCCAGATGAAACCGAAGATGATCACCCACAGGATCGCGGTGTAGATGAGCGTGCGCGGCCGCAGCACATGCGCGAGGATCTCCTTGCGGCCCCAGTGCTTCCTCACCGCGTTCTCGGTGGAATAGCGGATGAGGCCACGCGGATAATTCATCTTGTCCATGACCTGGTCGCAAGCATCGATACAGGCGGCGCAGCCGATGCACTCGTACTGGAGCCCGTCGCGGATATCGATGCCCGTGGGGCACACCTGAACGCAGATGCCGCAATCCACGCAGTCGCCCAGGCCCTGGGCCTTGTAGTCGATACCTCTGCGACGCGAACCGCGCGGGTCGCCGCGCTCCTGGTCGTAGCTGATGACCAGGGTATCAGGATCGAACATCACCGACTGGAAGCGCGCATAGGGGCACATGTACTTGCACACCTGCTCGCGCATCACCCCGGCCATGAGGTAGGTGAAGCCGCCGTAGAAGAAGATCCAGAAAAGCTCCCAGCCGCCCGCCTCCCACTGCAGCAGCCCCGACACCAGCTCCCGGATCGGCGTGAAGTAGCCGACGAAGGTGATACCGGTCCATAGCGAAACCAGGGTCCACGCGAGGTATTTGGTGCCCTTGATCGCCGCCTTGCGCGACGAGGCCGGCGCGGCATCGAGCTTCATCCGCTTGTTGCGGTCGCCTTCGATCTTCTCCTCGATCCAGAGGAACATCTGGGTATAGACCGTCTGCGGACAGGCGTAGCCACACCACAGGCGCCCCGCGACCGCGGTGAAGAGGAAGAGCGAGAGCGCGGAGATGATCAGCAGCACCGCCAGGTAGAGCACGTCCTGCGGCGAGAACACCAGCCCGAGGATGAAGAACTTACGGTGCGCGAGATCGAAGAGCACGGCCTGGCGCCCGTTCCAAGGCAACCAGCAGAATCCGTAGAAAACGATCTGGGTGAGCCACACCATGGCCCAGCGCCAGTTGGCAAAGACACCGCTCACCGCGCGCGGATAGACCTTGCGGCGGATCTCGTAGAGATCGTCGCTGTCGGCGGCAACGGAGGCGACCGGAATGACTTTGCGGGGCCGGACCTTGGGTTTGACGCTGGCTTGCGCGTCTTCCTTGGCTGGCGAGGACGGATCGCTCATGGCTGGGGAACCGGGATGGGGATGGCCGGGTACTGCTGCCGGCCGGTGCTGGAACACCGGCCGGTTGGATTCTTCACTGTGCGGCCGGAGCAGCTTCAGGCGTATTGCTCAGCCCGAAGACGTACGACGCAAGCAGTTTGATCTTCTTTTCGCCCAGCAGCGGACCAAAGGTCGGCATATGGCCGCCACGGCCCTTGGAAATCGTCTCGATCAGCGTCGTTTCGGAAGAACCGTACAACCACACCTTGTCGGTGAGATTGGGGGCGCCCAGGGCCGGGTTGCCCTTGCCTTCCGCGCCATGGCAAGCGACACAGTTCTGCTTGAAGACATCCTTGCCTCGTTGTGCGCGCAGGGAGTCGTGGCCGAGCCCTGAGAGCGAGCGCACATAGTTGGCCACGTCCTTGACGTTGTCGGCGCCCAGCTGCGCCCACGGCGGCATCCCACCGGTGCGGCCCTGCGTGACGGTCTCGACGATCCGCGCAGGCTCGCCGCCCCACAGCCAGTCGTGGTCAGTTAGGTTCGGGAAGCCCTTGGCGCCGTGCGCGTCCGAGCCATGGCATTGCGCGCAGTAGGTCAGAAAGAGGCGCTGCCCCATCTCGCGCCCCTCGCGGTCCGCGGCGATGGCCGGCACATCCAGGTTGGCGAAGCGTTCGAAGCGAGCGTCGAAGGCCTT is a genomic window of Niveibacterium sp. SC-1 containing:
- a CDS encoding FixH family protein, with translation MTLPRKAGNPWYREPWPWILFGLPGIVVIAGVATLLIAVYSEDGVVDQDYYREGLGINKQLARVDAAVARGLTGRVFVEQGTARVSLASTKGATLPERLTLKVTHPTRAGADQEVALTRAGDVYVGVLHPLPAGRWRFHLEDAAGQWRLDAETTLPARDGVVLDPKAYSAGDV
- the ccoP gene encoding cytochrome-c oxidase, cbb3-type subunit III; its protein translation is MSDFVTPFWGYYVAVLVVGSLLFLVWVLLGNMTRKPATEKIELHGHVWDDDLQEWNNPLPRWWLYLFWLTIIFAVGYLLLFPGLGLFAGKFGWSGVGQYEAERAKADKAFDARFERFANLDVPAIAADREGREMGQRLFLTYCAQCHGSDAHGAKGFPNLTDHDWLWGGEPARIVETVTQGRTGGMPPWAQLGADNVKDVANYVRSLSGLGHDSLRAQRGKDVFKQNCVACHGAEGKGNPALGAPNLTDKVWLYGSSETTLIETISKGRGGHMPTFGPLLGEKKIKLLASYVFGLSNTPEAAPAAQ
- the ccoG gene encoding cytochrome c oxidase accessory protein CcoG, which encodes MSDPSSPAKEDAQASVKPKVRPRKVIPVASVAADSDDLYEIRRKVYPRAVSGVFANWRWAMVWLTQIVFYGFCWLPWNGRQAVLFDLAHRKFFILGLVFSPQDVLYLAVLLIISALSLFLFTAVAGRLWCGYACPQTVYTQMFLWIEEKIEGDRNKRMKLDAAPASSRKAAIKGTKYLAWTLVSLWTGITFVGYFTPIRELVSGLLQWEAGGWELFWIFFYGGFTYLMAGVMREQVCKYMCPYARFQSVMFDPDTLVISYDQERGDPRGSRRRGIDYKAQGLGDCVDCGICVQVCPTGIDIRDGLQYECIGCAACIDACDQVMDKMNYPRGLIRYSTENAVRKHWGRKEILAHVLRPRTLIYTAILWVIIFGFIWGIASREPVRMDVIRDRATLAREVEDGLIENAYVLQLMNVSEGPQRVHLSVSGLEGIRLARGQDIELAPAETRQVPVQVRVPGDDLSRGSHKIFFELKSADGEMALREKSTFIMQ